The Salvelinus namaycush isolate Seneca chromosome 26, SaNama_1.0, whole genome shotgun sequence genomic sequence GCTGTGAGTGGTAACATATCCTGCTCTCCAGTTCACTGATTTGATCAATGTTGAGGACCCCAGTGTGCTATGACAACAGCTAATAGAAACAAATGAACAAAGACATTGTAAAGTTACAGTTTAATTTGAACAAAACATTTTATTGTGAAGCAGCAATCAACAAAACACTAACTAGGTTGAACTTAAAACTAGGTTTTACTAAGCACAAAGATTGTAAAATATACATTCAAATAAAATATGCTTCATCCTTGGATCATCAGATCATAGCATTTAAAGAGTTCCATTCACCTTCAGTTTTCCACCTGCTTCGATTTCCTCTGACTCCTGGTCTCTCTAGAGGTGGGTGTTTGAGGGGTGGAGTCAGAGAGGGAGTCTGAGTCAGAGAGGGAGTCTGAGGTCTCTTCAGAGTCTGACTGCTCCCTCTTCGATTGGCTTTTCCCTGACTTATTGTGCAGTTTTCCTTtggtggtagagtgtgtgttcagGTGGACAGTGAGGAAGGCATTGAGGCGGAAACGCATGCCACACAGAGGGCATACAAagggcttctcacctgtgtgaaTAGTCTTGTGCGTATACAGTGCTGAGGGTGACTTGAAGGCAGCCTCGCAGTCTGCACACTGATAGGGTCTATTTCCTGTGTGTATGTTCATGTGAATGCATAGGTGGGCTCTTTGCCTAAAACTCTTGCCACACTCCTGACAGGCATGGTTGGGAGTTTTGTGACAACTGTAAATGTGTGCGTTGCGAAGGCTGAGAGTGCGATAGGTCTTGCCGCACTCCTCACAAGAGAAAGGCCTTTCCTTAGAATGCGTCTTCGTATGAACATCCAAGCTATGTTGTgttttaaaacactttccacactcaGGGCATTTTAAGCCACTAATGTGTTTTTGTCTGTGAAACCCCCATGTTCCTTGGCCTTTATATGTTGCTTTACATACACAACATGTCCAGGGTCTAGTTGTGTCCGTCTGTCCCGGTCCTTTTACAGCCTCTGCTGACAGTTTATGTGAAGCAATGGATTTACCACATAGTTGGCAGGTATTTATCATTTCTTTTGCAATAGTATATGGTTTATATTTGTCGTAGATGTTTGATGTTTGAGGCAGATGTTTTATACCTGTACCTGACATTGGTAATGAGTGGTCTGTCGTATTTGACTGAGAACCCAGGTCTGACTGGGAAGTGTGTGTATGATGAGACTGAGTAGATGTATAAAAGCCTGATGTTCCGTCTTGCTGCTGTGGCTTATGTGATCTCTGGTTTGTATTTGCCTGTGTTGAGTTAGAGGCCAGTGATTTGTCACCAGGCTCGCACTCCAAACTTTGCTTTTTGCTGGGCTGGTGTGAAATGGGCTGAGAACAGCCTTTTGGGTCAGAGGTCATAGTGCGTTCCTGCCCTCCTGTGATTGCAGGCACTGATACGTTGACCATATGGATGGGTTGCATACTCTCAGTCTTCAATGATAGCAATTCCTTGAAGATTGGTGGCTGATGGTTGTCTTCTTTCATTGACGAAAGTAGAGATACTAAATGATCATATTTTGGCTTCAAATCCTTTCTTACTTCATTCAAGTGAAAATTAGCCCATATGGGATCTTCATTTTTGATGTCCACCATTTCCCGTTTCACATAGTAAGTTTCTGTAGAGTTTTTCACACTTTGTTCTTCGGCAGGTTTCACTGCATATAGGCCTCCATTTCCATCTTGATCACATCTGTCAGTCAGAGTCAGCTCAACACCGTTTTCCGGTGAAGATGAACCAAGAGCAAAGCTAAATGGAATCTCAATATCTACAGTTTCTTCTTTCACATGTGCAGCATATGTTTTCCTTTCAACAATAGGCACCCCTTTTTCCTGTTCTGCAAAATAACATGCCCAAATAGGATCCTCAACTTTCATTTCAGAATCAACTTCATCTTTGGTTTTGACAGCCACAGTAGCATTTTCTAAGGACTCTTTTTTAACTGGGATGGCTTTTGTTTTAACTGGAGTCATGCCGGATTCAATCTGATAATATGACCAAATAGGATCCTCAACTTTCATCTCAGGACATTCAGACATAATCTCACTTTTACACTGAGATAAATTCAATTCACTCTTTTTACTAGACTCTGACTGCTGCTTCTCTTTGGATCTAATGTGAAGGGAGGTCAATGCACTGCATTTGGTCTCTGTAGGTACTTTCTTAACATCACATGGCTCACATGTTACTCCTCCATTGGACAGATCCACTAGTGAGGCTAGAGTAAACACAGGAACATCCCCCATCATAGCTGTTGGTGTCTTGTTACTGACTGGTATTGTCTCTGGATCTCCAGCTCCCGCCTTTGAACCTCCAGGGCTACAAACAGGATCCAGTCTCCAATAGTCCAGGATCTCCTCAACATTCCGAGACACACCCAGATGTGCGTCTAGT encodes the following:
- the LOC120021481 gene encoding zinc finger protein 62-like isoform X2, whose protein sequence is MNHFGHPLFLPSPSVRAEPVPQTLGHSDGFRLDAHLGVSRNVEEILDYWRLDPVCSPGGSKAGAGDPETIPVSNKTPTAMMGDVPVFTLASLVDLSNGGVTCEPCDVKKVPTETKCSALTSLHIRSKEKQQSESSKKSELNLSQCKSEIMSECPEMKVEDPIWSYYQIESGMTPVKTKAIPVKKESLENATVAVKTKDEVDSEMKVEDPIWACYFAEQEKGVPIVERKTYAAHVKEETVDIEIPFSFALGSSSPENGVELTLTDRCDQDGNGGLYAVKPAEEQSVKNSTETYYVKREMVDIKNEDPIWANFHLNEVRKDLKPKYDHLVSLLSSMKEDNHQPPIFKELLSLKTESMQPIHMVNVSVPAITGGQERTMTSDPKGCSQPISHQPSKKQSLECEPGDKSLASNSTQANTNQRSHKPQQQDGTSGFYTSTQSHHTHTSQSDLGSQSNTTDHSLPMSGTGIKHLPQTSNIYDKYKPYTIAKEMINTCQLCGKSIASHKLSAEAVKGPGQTDTTRPWTCCVCKATYKGQGTWGFHRQKHISGLKCPECGKCFKTQHSLDVHTKTHSKERPFSCEECGKTYRTLSLRNAHIYSCHKTPNHACQECGKSFRQRAHLCIHMNIHTGNRPYQCADCEAAFKSPSALYTHKTIHTGEKPFVCPLCGMRFRLNAFLTVHLNTHSTTKGKLHNKSGKSQSKREQSDSEETSDSLSDSDSLSDSTPQTPTSRETRSQRKSKQVEN
- the LOC120021481 gene encoding zinc finger protein 480-like isoform X1, producing the protein MERWPCGKPNPIKGEDTAVNVEDQSNISGGGDSHQELQMNHFGHPLFLPSPSVRAEPVPQTLGHSDGFRLDAHLGVSRNVEEILDYWRLDPVCSPGGSKAGAGDPETIPVSNKTPTAMMGDVPVFTLASLVDLSNGGVTCEPCDVKKVPTETKCSALTSLHIRSKEKQQSESSKKSELNLSQCKSEIMSECPEMKVEDPIWSYYQIESGMTPVKTKAIPVKKESLENATVAVKTKDEVDSEMKVEDPIWACYFAEQEKGVPIVERKTYAAHVKEETVDIEIPFSFALGSSSPENGVELTLTDRCDQDGNGGLYAVKPAEEQSVKNSTETYYVKREMVDIKNEDPIWANFHLNEVRKDLKPKYDHLVSLLSSMKEDNHQPPIFKELLSLKTESMQPIHMVNVSVPAITGGQERTMTSDPKGCSQPISHQPSKKQSLECEPGDKSLASNSTQANTNQRSHKPQQQDGTSGFYTSTQSHHTHTSQSDLGSQSNTTDHSLPMSGTGIKHLPQTSNIYDKYKPYTIAKEMINTCQLCGKSIASHKLSAEAVKGPGQTDTTRPWTCCVCKATYKGQGTWGFHRQKHISGLKCPECGKCFKTQHSLDVHTKTHSKERPFSCEECGKTYRTLSLRNAHIYSCHKTPNHACQECGKSFRQRAHLCIHMNIHTGNRPYQCADCEAAFKSPSALYTHKTIHTGEKPFVCPLCGMRFRLNAFLTVHLNTHSTTKGKLHNKSGKSQSKREQSDSEETSDSLSDSDSLSDSTPQTPTSRETRSQRKSKQVEN